The nucleotide window CGAGTTCACCAAGGACAATGGTCATTTCGTGGTGCGGTACGCGCGGACCCTGTCGTTCGAACCCGACCCGAAGCGCCCCGCGGTCACGACCGCGGACCCATCCCAACGAGCCGTGGTCGAAGAATGGGGGTGGGCCGGGAAGCCCAAGGACAAGCTCCGCCGGTACGTCCGGCGGATCACCGTCGCGCGCCCGGTGGGCGAAGCGATTACAATCCTCACGGACCTGCTCGATTCGGCCCCATACCCGGCGACCGATCTGTTGGACCTGTACCGCATCCGGTGGACCATCGAAGGCACGTTCCAAAAGGTGACGGCGATCTTCGCCCTGGGTCGGTTCATCGGTTCGACACCGGAGGCGACCGTGTTTCAGGCGTCGATGTGTTTCGTCCTCGCGAACGTGGTGCAGGTCCTCCAGGGCTATGTGGTTGCGAAGCGGAAGGTGACCATCGACGACCTCTCGACGGCGCAGTTCTGCACGGACTGGCATCGTCAGTTGGCCGCGCTCAAGGAGTTGGTCGAGGTGTCGATGATCGTGTCCCTGATCCCGACGGATCAGACGGCAGAGAGTGTGGGAACGTTGTTGGATCAGTTATTGGGCACGATGTGGAAGCCGGGCTGGGACAAGACACGCAACAAGGCGCCCCGTGCCCACCCGCACGCCGCGAAACAGAAGGGGGCACACACCTCCGTCCAACGGCGTCGACAAGCCCACAAGCCCAACGAGGATCCCTGAACTCAGTTGTGCACAGCACTGCCCCGATCCGTCGTGCCGATCTACCTGAAACGCCTTGGAATACATGCACTTTATCGCACTGAGCCCGCCGAGGCAAGGCGAGCAGTCCGATGCGATTCGTAGCAGGTTTTCGCAGTACCGCGCACCGAAATCCAGTACGCGACCTCCATCGGCAAACGGCAACAGCAACCCGAAGCGGGACATCCCGCTCTTGCGCCGCCCGGAGTTCGGCAGCGCGCACGCCGACCCGTCTGGTAGAATGACGGCGTTCGTGGCCGTGCCTGGTGAGGAGCCGATCCGCAGATGGGCAAGTCGGACTTCGTCGGCGGGCGGGGCGAGGCGATCGCCTTCCCCCGGCTCACGCGGATCTGCCGGGCCGACGACCTGCCGTACTTCTGGCCCCACTACCTGGGGGAGAAGTGCCCGGCGTTCGACTTCCTGGTCGAGTTGGTCGACGCCGGGGAGAAGACGCCGTTCTTCTTCGTGCAGGTGAAGAGCACGCGGAAGGCATACACGACGACCCAGACCCCGCCGCGGCTGCGGGTCGATGTGTCCGACACCGACGTGCGGCGGTTGGCAGCATTCCCAGCCCCGACGTATGTGGTCGGGGTGTACGAGAAGGACGAGCGGGCGTTCGTCGTCTCCGTACACGGCGAGATGCGCGAGGCCATCCCGTCGATCACCACCGGGCACGAACTCACCTGCGACACGCTGAAGCTGCTGTGGGACGAGGTGCGGGAGTTCTGGCACGGCCGCGACATGACGCGGGCCGCGTCCCAGTTCACGAACTGAGGTGCTGTCGTGACGAACGAGTCGAAGGAGCTGTTCATCGCCGACCGGGTGCGGGCGCTGGCGACCGTCGTCCTGACCCGCCGCGACGACCTGGCCGTCGCCGAGACCAAGCAGAGCACCGGCCTGGACTACCACGTGTACGTCGAGCGCGAGGACAAGCCGATGCGGCTCGCGTTCGGCGTCCTCCTGCGCGGCGTGTCCTCCCCCGTGACGGCCGAGCACGCGAACAAGGTGCTTGGGCCGACGATAGGACAGTTCCAGGGGATGCGGAAGTTCACCTACCCGGTGTGCCTGTTCTTCTTCACCATGCGGGACGAGCAGGCGTTCTTCTCGTGGCTGGCCGAGCCCCGCGTGACCGACGCCGGGCCGAAGCTCGTCCACCACGATCAGGCGAACTGCGCGCCCCTGACCGACGAGTTGCTCGACGGGATCGTCGAGCAGGTGGTGAGCTGGTACGACGCGGTGGAGGCCGTCCTCATCGCGTAGCGACCCTCCGAACGCCCCGGCGGTGTGGAACGCACGCCGCGCGAGGAATGTCGGTCCAGGCGCCATGGCGAGCAAGCAACCACCGTCGGAACGACAGGCCGGGGCCATGAAGCACGTCAACCTCGATGACTGCGACGAGGCGGTCAAGAACTTCGTCCTGTCCTTCGCGCTCACCCCGGGCGGGGCCGCGCTGGAACTCGGGGGAAGGCCCATCGCGCACGTGCTGCCGATCTTGGCGACGGGTGAAGCCGCCGACGACTGGGACGCGGCGAAGGACGCCCGCCGGTGCGAACTCATCGACCGGGAGATCGCCGGGACGATCACCGGCGGCGAGGCCGCGGAGTTGCAGGCCCTCCAGGCGGCGATGCTCTGGCACCGGCGGAAGGTGGCCCCGCTCCCGCTCGACGACGCCCGGCGCTTGCACCGGGAGCTGCTGGCGAAGGCGGCCGGCGGCCCGACCGCATGACACCCCCGTTCGCCTACCCGGCCCTGCCGCACGTCCGCCGCCGCGGGGGTACGCCGACCACGACGGCTACCGGCCGTGGCTCCGGGACGAGTTTGCGTCCCGGTGCGTGTACTGCCCGCGGCGGGAGCAGTGGGGGCTGGTGAAGGGCACGTTCGCGGTCGATCACTTCGTCCCCGTAGCCGTCCGCCCCGACGTCGCCACCGACTACGACAACCTCGTCTACGTGTGCGCGAGTTGCAACGCGGGGAAGGCGGCCCACGCGCTGCCCGACCCGTGCGAGGTGCTCTTGCGCGACGACGTGCGTGTGGCGGAGGACGGGGCGATCGAAGGCGACACGCCGGAGGCCCGGCGACTGATCCGCGTCCTCGGCCTCGACGACGCGGAGTACACCGAGTTCCGCTGCCTGTGGATCGGCATCGTCGCCCTGGCGGCGAGACACGACCCGGAACTCTTCCGGCGACTGATGGGCTATCCGGCCGACCTGCCTGATCTCGGGGCGTTGAAGCCCCCGGGCGGGAACACCCGGCCCGGCGGCGTCGCCGCGTCGCACTTCGAGCGACGCGCACGGGGCGAACTGCCCGAGCCCTACTGAGTGGAGTGTAAGGCCGGGAGCGACGTGGGTCCGATGTGCCCGAAGTGCCTGATCCGGCACCTCCTGAGTTGCGGGCAACTCGGCTGAGGGGCCAGATCGTCGTTCGCGGGGAACTGCTCACCGTCACGAACGCGATGCGGCGACGACTGGAGAGTGGTGCGTGACGCCCCGGCGGTCGCGGTTGCGGGGTACAGGCCAGAGACAGCAACCGCGGCACTGAGGCTACAGATACCCAACCCACCCCTGTGTACATGACCGCTACGGTTTTTCGGCCTTGAGCAGTCGGGCCGTGGCGACGTGACCTGTTCCGGTTCCACTGTCCCGCGGTGGCCGGGGCTTCTTCGGCCCCCGCGGGCTGGTCACGAAATCGGCCGGCCGCACATGCCCGGCCAGCACGATCAATACCTTCGCCATCCGGGCTCGACCGCCGTCCCGTGGGCCGCCCGGATGCCGGCCTTGATGCCGGCCAGCACGTTGTACGAGCACAGGGCGACGGCGAACGCGAACAGGGACGCTCGAGGGTACCCGAGCCCGGCCACCTCACCGTGCAAGGCCGCGGCCAACTCGCCGAACGCGGCCTCGATCCCCCACCGCCCCCGGTACAGTTCGGCCACCCGAGCCGCCGGCACGCTCGCCGGCAGGTTGGTCTCGCCGGCAGGTTGGTCAGGATGCGGATCTCCCGGTCGCCGTCCCGGGTCGGCGTGTCGAGGGCCACCGTCACCCGGCGGACCGTCAACTCCCCGCCGGCCCCATCCGACACCCGCACCGCCTCCTCGAACACGGTCCCGGTGTCGGTACGCCCGGCGGCCGTCCGCTCCCCGACGCCGAGTTCGGTCGGGGTGAGCCCGTGCTGGCGGACGACGAAGCACCCGCACCGACCGGCCGTGCCGACTAGCAGCCGGGTGGTGCAGAAGTTGCGGTCCCCGACCCACACCGTGGCCGGCTCGGCCCACCCCAGGATGGCCGGGGTGAGGGACCGCTCCTGGGCGTGGGCGTCCTCGCACGGGATGGCGTCGAGGACCAGCCCGCTCGCCGGCTCGAACAGTACCACCGCCTGACCCGGCAGAGCTCCGGCCCGGGTCCGCCGGAGCGGGCGGAGGCGGTGCTCGGTTCCCGGCAGGTGGCTCCCGTCGATGACCCGCACACGGTACCCCGGCACCGGCTCCTCGGCGGCCGGGCCGAGGGCCGCGACGACCGGTCCGAGTCGGGCGGCGGTGTGCCGCACCAAGGCGGCCCCCAGACCTGGCTCGGTGCGGGCAACCTTGGCGTACACCGCCTTGCGGGTCACCCCGAGTTCGGTCGCCCGCTTGCGGATGGCGGCGTTGAGCGACGGCTGGACGCGGCAGACGACCAACCCCATCAGATCGACCAACTGGGAGAAGAGCAACTCGCGGGTGTACTGCCGCTCGGCGTGCTCGGCGAACAACTCGTCCACGGCCTCAGCCGGAAGGGCGTGCTCGAACGCCGCTCGGGCCATGACGCTGACCGGGGACTCGGCCGCGAACCGATCGAACACCTCACCGAAGAGCATGGCCGTCCATCCGTGCGGGGCAGAACTCCAATCGTCACCAACAGGTTACGACCGCCCACGTCATGTACACAGGGATGAGATACTCAACCCTCACCCGGGACGGGGGCTGGCTCACCTCCACTTCGACCGTCCAGAGTGGTCAACCCGGGGCAGCCGACTCCCTTGCCACGGCTGGCCGTTTTGGCCGTTCATGAGCTTCGAGCTGACGCAGGGCGAGCCGAGGCTCGCCGGCGGTAGTTGGTGTCGATGGCCGTCACCCGGCGGCCTTCTTCCTGGATCTCGTACCGG belongs to Gemmata obscuriglobus and includes:
- a CDS encoding transposase, which produces MILPPHQRVPRSQPHAPTDFARQVLEGLPLAHASLALFAYGVPDPVLADLYERHRGRGYEDVVTFAQLVTWIFDALIEHQGSGRQAHLRRHRQPDDGCHEAFYGKLRRIPRGLSEAFLRDVTDRFTALFPEVVAHRLPTSFDRLEVLILDGKSLKKVAKRLVDTRGTPGKLLGGKLLVAYRPRDGLVLDMAADLDGETNEAKLIPDLMPRVHARGGPAKLVVGDRLFCASKHFAEFTKDNGHFVVRYARTLSFEPDPKRPAVTTADPSQRAVVEEWGWAGKPKDKLRRYVRRITVARPVGEAITILTDLLDSAPYPATDLLDLYRIRWTIEGTFQKVTAIFALGRFIGSTPEATVFQASMCFVLANVVQVLQGYVVAKRKVTIDDLSTAQFCTDWHRQLAALKELVEVSMIVSLIPTDQTAESVGTLLDQLLGTMWKPGWDKTRNKAPRAHPHAAKQKGAHTSVQRRRQAHKPNEDP
- a CDS encoding DUF4365 domain-containing protein encodes the protein MGKSDFVGGRGEAIAFPRLTRICRADDLPYFWPHYLGEKCPAFDFLVELVDAGEKTPFFFVQVKSTRKAYTTTQTPPRLRVDVSDTDVRRLAAFPAPTYVVGVYEKDERAFVVSVHGEMREAIPSITTGHELTCDTLKLLWDEVREFWHGRDMTRAASQFTN
- a CDS encoding HNH endonuclease; the encoded protein is MYCPRREQWGLVKGTFAVDHFVPVAVRPDVATDYDNLVYVCASCNAGKAAHALPDPCEVLLRDDVRVAEDGAIEGDTPEARRLIRVLGLDDAEYTEFRCLWIGIVALAARHDPELFRRLMGYPADLPDLGALKPPGGNTRPGGVAASHFERRARGELPEPY